The Aricia agestis chromosome 3, ilAriAges1.1, whole genome shotgun sequence genome includes the window ATTATctaatttgtataaaattgcTAGTGATCGCTACCTACTCGTTAGATAACGTTTGTGacaaagtatataataattatatacagtTAGAGAGTATTTCATTGCAAATTTACAAGTATTTCAGTATTCAACACTGTATGAAAACTTAAACGAATTACATACTTAGttatgtcacagaatatatattagcaGTACCAAGTTATGTTTAAAACGAAACAATTTTCTGCCAGTCCAAAGGTCCAACTTTTTGGAATTTCGCGACCTTCAAAAACGAGTGCAAAATTTGAAAGTAAATACGTACCGCACAGGGATCTGGTTTTCTCACTTCGTGTATTCTGTAGTAGCCGTAAAGGAAGCTCATGATATACAGCGTCGCACTTATTGAGAATACTCCGTAAAGACCAATCTGATTAACTAGGATCCCACTAAGCGCCGCTCCTACTGGCACGCCCAAGGAATAAAAGAGATTCACAATTCCTATTCGCAGCGTTCGTTGTTCCTCTGTGGTGACATCAGCAATGTAGCTGAACACACCCATGAACATTGTGAACCAACCGCCCGTCAACGCTGGGAATATTGCTTCGGTGACCGCTGCCACTTCCACGGGCAGTTCGTAAAAGAAATAGGTATTGACTATGAGTCCTACGCTGGTTAAGAACTCCCCGATTATAGGGATCAGCATACAGAACTTCCTCTGTCCGATTCTATCGCTGTAAGCTCCTAGGAATATTAGAACAAAACAAGGTAGGAACGATTGTAATACTGTTTTCCATCCGGCCACAGAAGCTACAAGCGTTTGGACCGCCTCCTCTTCTAGAGTATAGTTAGAAGTCTCTCGTCTCGTTAGTGCATCACAAATTCGGTGgtcaaattttaaattaactctACACGCCTTTTCTAAGTATAAATTTTGAGTGGCCAGTGCCGAGAGAACTGAGGGCATAACGTAGCACGCTAAGATCGGCTCGACGGTGATCATACAACACATTTGTTTGATCTTCTGTAGCATCGTCAACCCTTTGAGGCTGACATGCTTCTCGTCTTTGTCAGGTTTCTCTAAACTAACTTTTCTTTTTCTAAAGCTATTTAAAACGTTGTTCTTTATTAAGTCATTGCCGTTTTCTTGCGTCTTTTCCACGTTTGGTTTTTCTTTCATTGTGTCCGACGTCATCTTTGTTTTCTGAAAAAAAGAATAGGAAATTAGAAGGCCCCCTAAACAATACTTGTAAAGTTATTGTTATTGAAAAGCTAGCATCTCGAATACTGAGGAGACATCATTGTCGTTTAGCGTGCCAGTTTAgcggctcagcgtgccggggctcatcgcaaaaatccgcctccatacaatttgtatggaagcggatgcgcgtattgcacactgtgtcggggcgcagcggatttccatcaatgcgacaaggcccgacaaacccgctgcgccccggcaacagtgtgaccacacttcacatagatttccactttttggtagatttgaggtcaaatgaatgacgatttagtagtccaaaattttttgtaaattttaatagaagatcgatattatataacaaataatataaaaaattaaaatgcataacGAAGACAGtctatataaacattttagttttattttagtttcaaccactgattaataaatacattgattaataaaggtatatTTTCGGTAGAAGCTAAAACACTATCTAGTAGATTTTAAtagaatatagcaacgtttttgatacatcgagtcacgagtgatttaagagtgctcacactggagctatccaaagtactcaaaatccgtcaatgcgatgcggcccggcccggcaatagtgtgctatagcgcattttgcgctgcgctgagccccaaTCCGCCCCGGCatgccccggcacgcgccgacaaactgtgcgcgtactTTTAAAAAACAATATCTATGACTGCAGTTCAATCGAGTTTATTGTCCTTTAACGTTATGTTAATGGATTCAATAGATTGCAAATCCTGGACGATAATCACGGCTTACGTTCGCGGATATATCGTTGGAGCCTTGAGGATGGTCGCAGCTGACAAAAAGTCAGCCCGACCTCGCACGATTCCGTGTTCGTAGTCGAGGTTAAGTGGAAAGATGAAAATTGTCGCGTCACCTGTCTATTTAAATTCTACTGAGTATAAGGAAGAGTAAATAGTAGGTATGGGGGATAGAGTATACTATAGGTAGGTACTCTAATGCAGCGGTTCTCGAACTTTTTTGGTGGCTGCCGGGCCCcctaaaaatgttttaacttttaagtatcTTCGAATAATTGTTTTCAAGCTGGTGTCCaattttctaaaaacaataattcatgTATCACTCGCGGATGCACTACAAGACCTTTGCACCAGGGCTTCGCGGAGCATACTTTGAgaatagggttgttgaggaagtgattatgaggaagaggaattatttgaggaagaggatgcggatgaggaagcggaagaggaagcggatgataGCAAATTATAAATTCTAGCGGGCCCAACCCAAAATTTTTGTCCTGTCTgtaataactaggtacataattattataatacacaaaaattaattaaaagggcattttccactGGAACAAACTATCAAACAATCTAAACAATCTAAActattctcaaaacacacacaagcGCAGtgaaatcctactaatattataaaggcgtaagtttgtttggatgtatagatgtatggatgtgtggatgtatggatgtttgttactctttcacgcaaaaactactgaacggattttaatgaaactttacaataatatagcttatacatcagaataacacataggctacaattttaaccgactttcaaaatgggggaggtgttatgttcgttttcttatgttcaacgattactccgccgtttattaaccgattttcaaaatttttcttttggtatatagggtatcatcccaatttgtattatattcactaaagtggtgatctgatgaaggatccataagtaatcgagggaactcctcaaaatttatagggaaacatgtggtgacttctgTGTACTTTaaggtacttatcgtagtttatcatgcccacttgaaatgttcgggttatacactgtgtttctgttccacttggtggagtcgctattaagtattatttattttattgaggaatatattttttttaggtttcctcgagatgcagttagatgtggagattggatatcagttatagcacggcaaagatgcgaacaatttttcaagccgactttagcgagcgttgtatgttctaagcatttatattcaatgtaggtatacacgtatattttagttaactataagattaaacatattagaacaacataatattattacaagtaaaaataattactccacactttatacattaaactttggaaaaattaaaaaatggactattaatattattaagtacaatCAACCAAAAAATTTTGAACAGTTCGACTCCGCTCATACTCCGCTCATCTtgttccagcggcgaagtgcggccgtaaaattattgaagtgcttttttggaattgtaataatttaaactttaagatgtatacgcggatggttgaatttagtatgaagcgttcgtcgttcgtaaaaattgattgctttgtaaacactcattgtacattgttttataaaaagatctttaataactattgttagggttgattttagataaatgtatacttttttaaacacttttacttggcgacagatttttgagaggttttgtatggcactgtgtatcttgtatattagtgatcgaaggataaaatatattattataagtacctaataatatGCGAACACGACTTAAATTGGTGTCCGCCCCCTTTTTTTTTGATATTCGGTCAAGAATTACCGCCAAGAATATTACGACTTACGACAATAAttattctgaaaacatttgtttaaaatttactctGTAAgtattaaaactgttttttttttgttcttttagatttttttctttttgactaTAGCTTAAATCCGACTCTGTTTTTTCAGTTTCTGTAGCATTGAACTAGCCTTTGCCTATTTAAACAAAGTAAGTAATTGGCTACTTAAGATAGCGCAAGAGGTCTACAACAGTTTACATAGAGTCAAATATTTGTGTTTTGTCGGTCATCATCTCTCAAGTACTTGTAAATTACATCGTTATTGACACACAATAATGTGAAGTtccttattattttcatataaaCTATAGATAACGCCCGCGATCCCGTTGTGGCAAAATTCgataatcgcgcgggaaccgtacatttttcgggttaaaaagtatcctatgtcctatcccgagtgccaaagtatctccatatccaccaaaatcggttctgcggtttgggcgtgaagaggtaacagacagacaaacagacacacacactATCGCATATTAAATTACTTATCTTCAATCCTTAATTTGAAATATTCAGACGCCAGACAGAAGAATACTATAATGAGTATGAcataatgacattataatatgaagAAACAAAAGATATTGtgataataaatacataacaaTAAGCATTTAAACAGAAAACGTATTATGTCAGTTGCAATAATGCTTGTGTAccctttgttatttattttctagGAAAGTggaaactataaaatattataaagttttagtCTCACAACTGTAAGATGAAAGGTTTTAGGCTGAAGAATGAGGGGGGAGGTGCATGCACGCTATTGGTAGATGAGTGTTCACATTGACACGTTATTGGTAGATATACACCTAGTTTCCTAGagcgattttaaaattattatacacggTTATATTCTAACTTTATCATGTTGTTGTTGGTTTGTCGCATTTATTGACACAGCTTTATGACTATAtcctttaaataaagaaaagatTGATCAATCGTAGTTAATGCTAAGGTTACCTTTTAATGAAATACGTCTTGTGCTGTCCAGTTTTTGACTCtcatttatttttaagagtAGCTACAGATGATCCTTGGAGTGTCATCGACATCTCTTTCGTAATCACGAATACTATGCAAAGTGGTCAGATTAAAATGAGCTATTAGAGGATAATTTGTCTATAAATTCTTGACCAATTGAAGCTTTTGTCACGCGAAAACCTTCGCCTAtaa containing:
- the LOC121740194 gene encoding solute carrier family 46 member 3-like, whose protein sequence is MTSDTMKEKPNVEKTQENGNDLIKNNVLNSFRKRKVSLEKPDKDEKHVSLKGLTMLQKIKQMCCMITVEPILACYVMPSVLSALATQNLYLEKACRVNLKFDHRICDALTRRETSNYTLEEEAVQTLVASVAGWKTVLQSFLPCFVLIFLGAYSDRIGQRKFCMLIPIIGEFLTSVGLIVNTYFFYELPVEVAAVTEAIFPALTGGWFTMFMGVFSYIADVTTEEQRTLRIGIVNLFYSLGVPVGAALSGILVNQIGLYGVFSISATLYIMSFLYGYYRIHEVRKPDPCAKKTTNCCEWLRDFFDIQYVKETMMVAFKDGPNKRRLRVIMLVIVLCVVIGPIYGEMSVMYLFTRYRFNWNEVDFSMFSTYAMCTSLLGTLFSVGVFSHLLKYDDAIIGVISCMSKILAGFMYAFATKTWHIYIAPLIEIFNGTSFIAMRSMVSKLVGRDELGKVNSFFGLAEAMMPLVYAPMYTSVYSATIKTFPGAFFLLGGGLTVPAVLIFLWLYLANKKHNTAIQEKAITEKNLESSEKGEKKTGLDNKAFESDDLPIVKNGTDKVKDEIGLKDTNTSNL